Below is a genomic region from Candidatus Thermoplasmatota archaeon.
GTCGCGGTGGGCGACGTGATCACCTTCCAACCCTTCCCGGCCGCGAAGACGCTCGTCACGCACCGCGTGGTCGAGATCCTCGAATCCGACGCTGGCCCGCGCTACCGCACGCGCGGCGACGCGAACACGGGCGACGACCCGTGGCTCCTCGCGCCTTCTCAGATCATCGGCGAGTACCGCTTCGACATCCCGTACTGGGGACTCGCCTTCGGCGTCCTGAAGTCGAAGATCGGTTTCGTCGTCCTCATCCTGGTTCCGGCCGCGATCATCATCGGCCGCGAGTTCGTGAAGCTCTACCGGGAGCTCGACGCGATGGACCGCGCGCGCCAGGCCCGCAAGGCCGCGGCGAAGGAGGAGTCGCCATGAAGCCGCGCCTCCACGCCCTCTATGTCATCGTCGCGACGCTCTCGCTCGTCGCGGGCGTCGGCGCGCCGATGCTTCTCGGATCGACGACCTACGCGGCGGTTTCGGCCTCGGGGTCGGCTTCGGCAACGTTCCGCGTCGACATCCCGACCGAACGGGAATGCGCCATCTGGGCCGGCGCCGACCTCGAGATCCGCGGCTCGCGCAACCGCTTCGACCAGTGCGCCCACGCGAACGACGACGTCTTCCTCCGGGGCGGCGACCAGCGGTTCCGGGGCAGCGTCCGGTACGTCGATGCGATCGACTCCAACAACAACGGGCACGTCCTCGAGCGCGGGGCCGACAAGGTCGCCGCCGCCCCGGCGCCCGTCTCCCTCGCGCTCGCCGACTACGCGCCCGGCGGTCGCGCCGCCATTGCGGCGGGCTCGAGCTACCATCTCCGCAACAGCTCCGCGGTCATCGATGCCGGGGCGCTCGCCGCGGGCCTCCATTACGTCGACGGCGACGTGGTCGTCCGCGGTGCCCAGAGCGCGGTCGCCGTCACCCTCGTCGCGAAGGGCCGCATCACGATCGAATCCCACGACCTCCGTCTCACGCCGTTCGTGGACGGCCTCGTCCTCGGCGCCTGGCGCGCCTCGGGCAACGCGATCGAGGTCCAGTCGGACCGGGGCGTCTACGACGGTCTCCTCTACGCCGCCTCCGCGAACCTCCAGGTGGCGGGCGGCGCGGACGGCAACACGTTCTCGGGCAAGCTCGTCGCGGGGCAGAACGTCGCGATCAACGGGGACGACAACGTCGTCGCGGTCTGATCACGGGTCCGCGAGGAAGTCGAGCGCGCGCAGCACGCGACCCGTCGTGCTGCCGGACTCTTTGGACGCGAGGTGCAGGAAGACGCCCGTCACGTCGTGCGGCTTGAGCGGAACGCCCGGCGACATCCTCGTGTCGACGACGCCCGGATTCACGCAGTTCACGCGCTGCGGCAGCTCCGCCGCGAGAACGCGCGTGAGTCCTTCCACCGCGTACTTCGCGAGGCTGTACGGCGCGTACTCGGGGAGCGGCCCGTCGGGGTCCGAGTGTCCGTCCTCGCGGAACGCGCCGAAGCGACCGGGTCCGCGCGCGAGGCCGGTCGTGACCAGGATGATGCTCCCGTCCTTCGACATGCGGGGGGCCGCGGCGCGCACCGTGAGGAACGATCCCTTGACGTTCACGTCGAAGGCGTCGTCCCATTCCTGCTCCGATGCGTCGATGAGGCGCTTCGAAATGACG
It encodes:
- a CDS encoding SDR family oxidoreductase produces the protein MERILQGKAALVTGGGRGIGRAVAEAFSQAGAGVVVFSRTLREVEETAKAIEAAGGRAVAVAGDVREPKDLEAAVEAAHAAFGRLDILVADAGANVISKRLIDASEQEWDDAFDVNVKGSFLTVRAAAPRMSKDGSIILVTTGLARGPGRFGAFREDGHSDPDGPLPEYAPYSLAKYAVEGLTRVLAAELPQRVNCVNPGVVDTRMSPGVPLKPHDVTGVFLHLASKESGSTTGRVLRALDFLADP
- a CDS encoding signal peptidase I; translation: MAARAATSRGAKGAGVAILAVLLVPGLLYAFPTLTGSSGAFLVLSGSMEPTLAAGDVIFVGPPTAVAVGDVITFQPFPAAKTLVTHRVVEILESDAGPRYRTRGDANTGDDPWLLAPSQIIGEYRFDIPYWGLAFGVLKSKIGFVVLILVPAAIIIGREFVKLYRELDAMDRARQARKAAAKEESP